The window ACGGCGCCTCGTGCCATGCCGACTTGAGAAACGTCGTCGCAGATTCGAACACCTCGACCCGCATGCCGGCTGATCGAATCAGGCTGCTCAAAGCTTCACGCATCGCATGGTCGTCGTCGACGACATAGACGACCGGACGCGCAGGGCCTCCAGTCATGCCATCGCCCTCCCGCCTTTCGGTCGAGCACAGGTCGTCGGCTCGTGAGCGAATGGGCTCGTTCATGGTTCGGCGTGCTCTGCGATCGGCAGACGGAACTGCAGCGTCAATCCTTGCGTCTTGTTCGCCTGGGCCCACAACCGTCCACCATGTGCCTCGACGATGGATCGGCAAATCGCCAGTCCCATACCCATGCCGTCGGGCTTGGTGGTGTAGAACGCTTCGAATATCCGCTCGAAATCAGCAGTCACCAGTCCTGTCCCTGAGTCGCTGACCGAAACATCGATATCTCCACCGTGCTTCACGACGCGCAGCTCCAGCTGACGCTCAAGTGTCGCGCAGGAGCCCATGGCCTCGATGCCATTCATCATCAGATTGAGGATCACCTGCTGGAGCTGGACGCTGTCCGCGAACACGCGAGGCAGATCGGAGTCGACGTGCTTGATCAACTGGACGCCAGCGGATCTGAGCGAATCACGCGCCAGGCCTATGACATCTTCAACGACGTTGTCCATGCAGACCATGGTTCGATCTGTCTTGCTCCGCTTGAGGAAACCCCTGATCCTGGCGATAACCTCGCTGGCCCGATTGGCATCTCGAACGATCCGCTGTATCGCATCCTGAACTTCGAGATCGTTTCGTGGTTCCGTCGAGAGCCAGCGCAGGCAGGCGTGGCCGTTGACAACGACGGCCGTGAGGGGCTGGTTGACTTCATGCGCAATCGAAGCTGCGAGTTCACCCATCGTTGTCACCCGCGAAACCCGTGCGAGCGCATCCTTGGTCTGAGCGAGTTCCACCTCCGCGCGCTTCTGCGTTGTGATGTCCTCGACAACCGTGATCAATGTGGGAGGCAGGTCCGAGGTGCCGGGAATGAGCGATTCACGAACGTTCGCCAGGATCGTCATGCCATTGCGATGCCGGTACCTCCTTTGCTGTCGCATCTCTACCTGGCTGCCGTTGACGAGCCGTTCGAGTTGAAGGCGACGATCCTCATGGCCTGCTTCGGCATCTGTCATCAGGTTGCCGAGACCGATCAGCTCACTTTCGGTGTATCCCAGCATCTCCTGGAGCGCGGGATTTGCAGCGTGCATGTTTCCCTGTAGGTCGCTCAGTGATACGCCGACGGCGGTGTTTTCGTAGACAGCCCGCCAGCGCCGCTCTGATTCCTTCAATGCATCGTGGCTCCGTTGAAGCCCCTGCTTGCTCGCAATGAGTTGCTGCGTCAACTGAGCAAGATCCTCGTTCTGCGACGCCAGCTCCTTCTGCAGCGCCTCGCGGGCCAGCTTCATCGTGACGATGTTTCGTACTCGAACGAGCAACTCGCGCGATGAAAATGGCTTGACGATGTAGTCCTGGACGGAGTCGGAGAGCAGCTTCAGGCGAAGGGACTCATCCGCCTTGGCTGACAACACGAGAACGGGAATATGCGCGAGTTCTGGAGTCGACCGGAGCTCCGACACCAGCTTGTCGCCGCCGAGCTTCGGCATCATCAGATCTGTGATGATGGCATCGGGCGCCTGCGCCCGGGCCTGGGTGAGCGCTTGCAAGCCGTCTGCAGCGTGTACGACCCTGAAATCGCTGGAGAGGACCTCGACGATAAAGCGCCTCATGTCGGCGTTGTCCTCGGCGACCAGCACGAGAGGCTTTTCTGATCCAGACAGATCCGAGACGGCATCGAACTCGGCCCGCTGCAGCTCCTCTATGGTTCCGACGATCTGTCCGCGATTTCGGTTCCCGAGGGGCGAGTCGACGGACCTGATGTAAGCGCCCAATGGCGCTCGCGAAGGGAGCTCGACTCGAAACTGTGCACCTCCGCCGATGGCATCGGAAACCGAGATCGTTCCGGTGTGAAGGTCCACGAACTCCTTGGCAATGGCCAGGCCGAGACCGGTCCCGCTGAAGCTTCGCGTGGTTCCACTCTGCGCCTGATGAAATCGCTCGAAGATCTCCTCTCGCAGATCGGCCCTGACGCCGCATCCACTGTCCTCGACGACAAGCTGGATGCTGTGGTCCGGGTTGGCTTCGAGGGAGCAGCGGATACGGCCGAAATCCGGTGTGAACTTGAATGCGTTCGACAGCAGATTGAGCAGGATCCGTTCGAACATCTGTTGGTCGACCTCGACTTCCAGCGCCGCGGGAGCCTGAACAACGTAAGACAACGAGCGCTCCGCCGCGACGGCCTCGAAGTGCGCGGCAAGAGTGCGAACCTCCGCAGCCAGGTCGACGCGGGTATAACGAAGCGCCATCTTTCCGGCATCGAACTTCGCCAGATCCAGAAGGTCGTTGACATGCTTCATCAGCATCGCCGCATTGCGCTGGATGACCCGAAGATCGCGCCGCTGAGCGTCGCTGAGCCCTTCGCTTGTTGCGAGTAGCGACTCTGACGGGCCGAGTATCAGCGCGAGCGGAGTCCGCAGTTCGTGGCTGACGTTCGCGAAGAAGTCGCTCTTGGCATCGTCGAGACGCTGGATCTTGTCGAGCAATCTTTGCAGTTCGCGGTTCTTGCGCGCTATCTCCGCTTCGGCGCGCTTCTTGTCTGTGATATTTCTGCCTTCTGGCAACAGGAACACGATCTTCCCGGAGTTGTCTCGGATGGGCAGCAAGGAATAGTCGATCAGGATCGTCTCCTGACCACCTTGTTGCCCATAGATCTCGAAATCACGGCGAACGAACTCGCCTTCGCCAGCTCGGCGGATGACCTCACGTTGCTCCCTCCGAACCTCGGGAGAGGTTGCCCACCAGCGTGCCTCCCAGAACGGTCTGCCTTGGATGTCGTCGAGCGCGATGCCGGCACCTTCCAGTGCTGCACGATTGATCTCGAGCGTCGTTCCGTGGGCATCGAGCAGGCCGACAAATTCGTAGAGTTCGTCGAGCACGATACGGGCGAGCTTCTCGCGGTGAGTCTGCACATCGTCCGTGGCGCGCAATGTGACATCGCGAACGCAGAGCGAATCAGAGGCGGCAAAAAGCTGGCGGTTGATATTGGGCATGACCGGATTTCAGCAAGATGATGCGCGCTATCGCAGCGATCGCCGACCAAGACTACTGGAAGACATTGGAGGCTTGCGGCGGGTTTTCACTAGGGGTTCGCTCGGCTGCCGAAGGACTCTCGAACTGACGGTGCCGAGGGGCCTGACCGGCGAAAGCACGGAGTCTGCGAACCCCGTAAACCAAAGTGCAATGGCGCCCGGATCGAGGCGCGCATAAGCTGCGTTCCAGATCAAGAAGAAGCAGAACGTCGTGCCTCGCTGGGGAGCTGGCGCAGAGCACAAG is drawn from Methylibium petroleiphilum PM1 and contains these coding sequences:
- a CDS encoding ATP-binding protein, whose amino-acid sequence is MPNINRQLFAASDSLCVRDVTLRATDDVQTHREKLARIVLDELYEFVGLLDAHGTTLEINRAALEGAGIALDDIQGRPFWEARWWATSPEVRREQREVIRRAGEGEFVRRDFEIYGQQGGQETILIDYSLLPIRDNSGKIVFLLPEGRNITDKKRAEAEIARKNRELQRLLDKIQRLDDAKSDFFANVSHELRTPLALILGPSESLLATSEGLSDAQRRDLRVIQRNAAMLMKHVNDLLDLAKFDAGKMALRYTRVDLAAEVRTLAAHFEAVAAERSLSYVVQAPAALEVEVDQQMFERILLNLLSNAFKFTPDFGRIRCSLEANPDHSIQLVVEDSGCGVRADLREEIFERFHQAQSGTTRSFSGTGLGLAIAKEFVDLHTGTISVSDAIGGGAQFRVELPSRAPLGAYIRSVDSPLGNRNRGQIVGTIEELQRAEFDAVSDLSGSEKPLVLVAEDNADMRRFIVEVLSSDFRVVHAADGLQALTQARAQAPDAIITDLMMPKLGGDKLVSELRSTPELAHIPVLVLSAKADESLRLKLLSDSVQDYIVKPFSSRELLVRVRNIVTMKLAREALQKELASQNEDLAQLTQQLIASKQGLQRSHDALKESERRWRAVYENTAVGVSLSDLQGNMHAANPALQEMLGYTESELIGLGNLMTDAEAGHEDRRLQLERLVNGSQVEMRQQRRYRHRNGMTILANVRESLIPGTSDLPPTLITVVEDITTQKRAEVELAQTKDALARVSRVTTMGELAASIAHEVNQPLTAVVVNGHACLRWLSTEPRNDLEVQDAIQRIVRDANRASEVIARIRGFLKRSKTDRTMVCMDNVVEDVIGLARDSLRSAGVQLIKHVDSDLPRVFADSVQLQQVILNLMMNGIEAMGSCATLERQLELRVVKHGGDIDVSVSDSGTGLVTADFERIFEAFYTTKPDGMGMGLAICRSIVEAHGGRLWAQANKTQGLTLQFRLPIAEHAEP